In Labilibaculum sp. DW002, one DNA window encodes the following:
- a CDS encoding YjjI family glycine radical enzyme, with translation MEDIKYRVHEVLTDGNLDYKQKKHHLAYIAESTQAYPNVSSEAMKALSEKVICDLFEGSAPYRPRYVLPDYKLALKKGVAYLELDPPSDFDEAINFLSILYSHIPSITGYSVYLGNIDQLLLPFADELSEEAIYKKLKLFWRYIDRCLPDAFVHINIGPEDNIIARAVLRIERELKQVVPNLTLKYDTEKTSDALLTEAVKTVFEVAKPHIANHNMTASDFKGEYGVVSCYNSLPEGGGSHTLIRLNLKKITDSHQGNVEDFISKTLPQYCQMTLDVIEARTKYLVETVKYYETDFLAQEGIIKLENFSAMFGFYGLAECVNTLMKNNGKDYTYGHNEEANQLGHRILEEVKRIVDSRQLPYCKANDGKAFFHSQSGIDIDIDETAGARIPIGDEPDIYSHIKAVAPHHQLFNGGISDIFHFDETVKRNPLAILDIIKGAFKKGMRMFTFNLSDSEFIRITGYLVRRSDLKDFREEGSRYGSALFAANSMDNANIDNRKAKRVNSHERTASQY, from the coding sequence ATGGAAGATATTAAATATAGAGTTCACGAAGTATTAACGGACGGCAATCTGGATTACAAGCAAAAGAAACACCATTTAGCCTATATTGCTGAAAGTACTCAAGCCTATCCTAATGTTTCTTCGGAAGCAATGAAGGCCTTAAGCGAGAAGGTGATTTGTGACTTATTTGAAGGCTCTGCTCCCTATCGTCCACGCTATGTTCTTCCAGATTATAAATTGGCTCTTAAAAAAGGTGTCGCATATCTCGAACTCGACCCTCCATCTGACTTTGACGAAGCCATTAACTTTCTATCTATTCTATATAGCCATATTCCATCTATTACAGGCTATTCCGTTTATTTAGGTAATATCGATCAGCTTTTACTTCCTTTTGCAGATGAATTATCTGAAGAAGCAATCTATAAAAAGCTTAAACTATTTTGGCGATACATAGATAGATGCTTGCCGGATGCTTTTGTACATATTAACATTGGTCCTGAGGACAATATTATTGCCAGAGCAGTTTTAAGAATTGAACGGGAACTAAAACAAGTGGTTCCAAACTTAACTTTGAAATACGATACAGAAAAAACATCGGATGCACTCCTAACCGAAGCTGTAAAAACGGTGTTTGAAGTGGCTAAGCCTCATATTGCCAATCACAATATGACAGCTTCTGATTTTAAAGGGGAATATGGCGTTGTTAGCTGTTACAATTCCCTACCTGAAGGTGGAGGTTCACATACTTTAATTCGCCTGAACCTAAAAAAAATCACCGATTCTCATCAAGGGAACGTAGAAGATTTTATCTCGAAAACATTACCCCAATATTGCCAAATGACATTGGATGTTATTGAAGCAAGAACAAAGTATTTGGTTGAAACAGTCAAGTATTACGAAACTGATTTTCTTGCTCAGGAAGGCATCATCAAGCTTGAAAATTTCTCTGCCATGTTCGGTTTTTATGGACTAGCAGAATGTGTCAATACATTGATGAAAAACAATGGTAAAGATTATACCTATGGTCATAATGAAGAGGCAAACCAATTAGGACATCGCATTCTTGAAGAGGTGAAACGCATTGTTGACTCAAGACAATTACCTTATTGCAAAGCCAATGATGGGAAAGCATTCTTCCATTCACAATCGGGTATTGATATCGACATTGATGAAACAGCAGGAGCAAGAATTCCTATAGGAGACGAGCCAGATATCTATTCACATATAAAGGCGGTCGCTCCACACCACCAACTTTTTAATGGTGGTATTAGCGATATATTTCATTTTGATGAAACAGTAAAGCGCAACCCTCTGGCTATTCTTGATATTATTAAAGGTGCTTTTAAGAAGGGAATGAGAATGTTCACTTTTAACTTATCGGATAGTGAGTTTATTCGAATAACTGGTTACTTGGTTCGTAGAAGTGATTTAAAGGATTTTCGAGAAGAAGGCTCGAGATATGGTAGCGCTTTGTTTGCTGCTAACTCTATGGATAATGCGAATATAGATAATAGAAAAGCCAAAAGAGTCAACTCACATGAGCGAACTGCAAGCCAATATTAG
- a CDS encoding YjjW family glycine radical enzyme activase: MSELQANISGIIKSSVIDGPGNRMVIFFQACNLNCMYCHNSHTIGLCNYCGICAEICPTQSLIVDKENKQITHNEATCTHCDTCLKICPEDSSPFYKKMSVENLISEILEVKDFISGITVSGGEVMLHSKFLKLLFETIKTHPKLQKLSILVDSNGNVDQDKWDSILHLVDGFMLDLKAYSIEIHKKITGYSNEKILNSIQYVNSKGKLKELRMVLVPDYNDNEIEIKKIVHLMKSLSPEVENVLIKMRKHGIRKEYAHLSEPSEIQMEHTRKLFEESGLPIQVI; encoded by the coding sequence ATGAGCGAACTGCAAGCCAATATTAGTGGCATCATTAAGTCGAGTGTTATTGATGGCCCAGGCAACAGAATGGTCATCTTTTTTCAAGCGTGTAATCTCAATTGCATGTATTGCCATAATTCACACACCATTGGTTTATGCAATTATTGTGGCATTTGTGCTGAAATTTGCCCAACTCAAAGTTTAATCGTTGACAAAGAGAACAAGCAAATTACACACAACGAAGCGACTTGTACGCATTGTGATACCTGCTTAAAAATTTGCCCTGAGGATAGCAGTCCATTCTACAAAAAAATGTCAGTTGAGAATTTAATTTCTGAGATATTAGAAGTCAAAGATTTTATTTCGGGTATTACAGTTTCGGGTGGAGAGGTCATGTTGCATTCCAAATTCTTAAAGCTTTTATTTGAAACGATCAAAACACATCCTAAACTTCAAAAGTTATCCATTTTAGTTGATTCAAATGGAAATGTAGATCAAGACAAATGGGACTCTATACTACATTTAGTAGATGGTTTCATGCTTGATTTGAAGGCGTATTCCATAGAAATACACAAAAAGATAACGGGATACTCAAACGAAAAGATTTTGAATTCAATTCAATACGTGAATTCAAAAGGAAAACTCAAAGAGCTTCGTATGGTTCTTGTTCCCGATTATAATGATAACGAAATTGAGATTAAGAAGATAGTTCATTTAATGAAATCTCTATCTCCAGAAGTTGAGAATGTACTGATCAAAATGAGAAAGCATGGTATCAGAAAAGAGTATGCACATCTTTCAGAACCCTCGGAGATACAAATGGAGCATACCAGAAAATTATTTGAGGAATCGGGCCTTCCAATTCAGGTTATTTAA
- a CDS encoding alpha-L-fucosidase: protein MRKITLFLSLAVFLITACSESNKKTEKYTANWESLQKYEIPSWFEDAKFGIFIHWGPYSVPAYDNEWYPRHMYQDSMLWHQTDPSLSEKGTHKVYTHHKETYGHPSIFGYKDFIPMFKAEKFDANQWLDLFKKAGAKYVVPVAEHHDGFAMYNSHVTRWNAAVMGPKRDIVQEIKEASKKAGLKFGVSSHFAFNWDYYNHEARFDTGNPELADLYGPSHARYAPVSENFMNLWWKRTTDIIDSYNPDILWFDFYWDRPEFASYHSKLAAYYYNMGIDEKKGVVLQSKNMGYESFPKGTNVLDIERGKLSDIQDEAWQTDTSIGKNSWCHINKWDSKTSNSLIDDLIDIVSKNGTMLLNVGPKADGTIPQDQQDVLLEMGDWLAINGEAVYNTRPWKIFGEGPTKASEGHHSEGNNEALTSEDIRFTTMDDVLYATALGYSENGTFLIKSLANNNPHESRAVKSVEFISANNKIDWKQTAEGLQINVAGEKQSEAAYVFKVKF from the coding sequence ATGAGAAAAATAACTTTATTCTTAAGCTTAGCAGTCTTTCTAATAACGGCATGCTCCGAAAGCAATAAGAAAACAGAAAAATACACCGCAAATTGGGAATCCCTGCAAAAGTATGAGATCCCATCTTGGTTTGAGGATGCCAAATTTGGAATATTTATCCATTGGGGACCGTATTCAGTTCCAGCATATGACAATGAGTGGTATCCACGACACATGTATCAGGATTCGATGCTATGGCATCAAACAGATCCTAGCTTGTCGGAAAAAGGAACCCATAAAGTATATACACATCACAAGGAAACCTATGGACATCCATCTATTTTTGGTTATAAAGATTTTATTCCAATGTTTAAAGCCGAAAAATTCGATGCAAACCAATGGTTAGATTTATTTAAAAAAGCAGGAGCAAAGTATGTTGTTCCAGTTGCAGAACATCACGATGGTTTTGCGATGTACAATTCTCATGTTACTCGTTGGAATGCTGCCGTAATGGGGCCAAAACGAGATATTGTACAGGAGATTAAAGAAGCTTCTAAAAAAGCAGGTTTAAAATTCGGTGTTTCTTCACATTTTGCCTTTAACTGGGATTACTATAATCACGAAGCTCGTTTTGATACTGGAAATCCAGAATTGGCAGATCTTTACGGACCATCGCATGCTCGGTATGCTCCGGTAAGCGAGAATTTTATGAATCTTTGGTGGAAACGAACTACCGATATAATTGATTCATATAATCCTGATATTTTATGGTTTGATTTTTATTGGGATCGACCAGAGTTTGCTTCCTATCATTCCAAATTAGCTGCCTATTATTACAATATGGGAATCGATGAAAAGAAAGGCGTAGTATTGCAAAGTAAAAATATGGGATATGAATCTTTTCCTAAAGGAACTAATGTATTGGATATTGAACGTGGGAAACTATCGGATATTCAGGACGAAGCATGGCAGACAGATACTTCAATTGGAAAGAACTCTTGGTGTCATATCAACAAATGGGATAGCAAAACTTCTAATTCTTTAATTGATGATTTAATTGATATTGTGAGTAAGAATGGAACAATGTTATTGAATGTTGGGCCTAAAGCTGACGGAACAATTCCTCAAGATCAACAAGATGTACTTTTGGAAATGGGTGATTGGTTAGCCATAAATGGAGAGGCTGTTTACAATACACGACCTTGGAAGATTTTTGGTGAAGGACCAACCAAAGCTAGTGAAGGTCATCACTCAGAAGGAAATAATGAAGCTTTAACTTCAGAGGATATCAGATTTACTACAATGGATGATGTTTTGTATGCAACGGCTCTTGGTTATTCTGAAAACGGAACATTCTTAATCAAATCCTTGGCAAACAATAATCCACATGAATCTCGTGCTGTAAAATCGGTTGAGTTTATTAGTGCAAATAATAAAATTGACTGGAAACAAACTGCTGAAGGTTTGCAAATTAATGTGGCAGGAGAGAAACAAAGTGAAGCTGCCTATGTTTTTAAAGTAAAGTTTTAA
- a CDS encoding RagB/SusD family nutrient uptake outer membrane protein, with product MKKIKYIFILAVLIVAASCSDSFLDTDPVNKSTEDKFYQTDAQMFAALIAAYDPLQWGGIAASCVPFSEIRSDNMKTGGGGEGDQPDVQALETYTNNSVNSASDGIWKKNYTGIYRANLVINSEFESTVADIYKAEAKFLRAWYHFDILRTYGPCPVITETLFPEGQEFVREDRTVVNDLIISDLKAAIPMLEVKHDAANLGRITQAAAQALLGKVLLYKADWNNDDKATFDEAATYLQKVIDNPNYSLFTDYTLLFAANAENNSESIFEIQRTTKGGKSNWSNVDETTEGNFWAQFCGPRGYPGNDQIDGGWGFLLPQSDLMDYYLADDIARKTAVAWTYDELVTDYNADKPAEDHVEWAIGQYNQLDFEGYAQKKYSLWKAYDYVGGLALNRPGSERIIRLSDVYLMLAECNLRGTVNEAKAKMLINEVRKNHVYGGSTTFDGVDELIATYPSRFSTTLDVLWYERRVELAGEGDRWYDLVRSGRAPSVMGAIYSGVDWSKHIYMPIGLTEQGNSGNTLTEYPSEALPH from the coding sequence ATGAAAAAAATAAAATATATATTCATTCTTGCGGTCTTAATAGTGGCGGCTTCATGTTCTGATTCATTCCTGGATACAGATCCTGTGAACAAATCCACAGAGGATAAGTTCTACCAAACAGATGCACAGATGTTTGCAGCTCTTATAGCAGCTTATGATCCATTGCAATGGGGAGGGATAGCTGCTTCATGTGTTCCTTTTAGCGAAATTCGTTCTGATAATATGAAAACTGGTGGAGGTGGAGAAGGTGATCAGCCGGATGTGCAGGCACTGGAGACATACACAAATAATTCAGTGAATTCCGCTTCAGATGGTATCTGGAAAAAAAATTATACGGGTATTTATCGTGCTAACTTGGTAATCAATTCAGAGTTTGAGAGTACTGTTGCTGATATTTATAAAGCAGAAGCAAAATTTTTAAGAGCTTGGTATCATTTTGATATTTTAAGAACTTATGGACCATGTCCGGTAATTACAGAAACTCTTTTTCCTGAAGGCCAGGAATTTGTAAGAGAAGATCGTACTGTGGTGAATGATTTGATCATTAGCGATTTGAAAGCTGCTATTCCGATGTTAGAAGTTAAGCATGATGCTGCTAATCTTGGTCGTATTACTCAAGCTGCAGCTCAAGCATTATTGGGTAAGGTTTTACTTTATAAAGCAGACTGGAATAATGATGATAAAGCAACTTTTGATGAAGCTGCAACTTATCTGCAGAAAGTTATTGATAATCCAAACTATTCTCTTTTTACTGATTATACACTATTATTTGCAGCTAATGCTGAAAATAACTCTGAGTCTATTTTCGAAATTCAACGCACAACAAAAGGTGGTAAAAGCAATTGGAGTAATGTAGATGAAACAACAGAAGGAAACTTCTGGGCACAGTTTTGTGGCCCTCGAGGATATCCAGGAAATGATCAAATAGATGGCGGATGGGGATTTTTACTTCCTCAAAGTGATTTGATGGATTATTATTTAGCTGATGATATTGCTAGAAAAACTGCTGTTGCTTGGACTTACGATGAATTAGTGACTGATTATAATGCTGATAAGCCTGCTGAAGATCATGTTGAATGGGCAATTGGTCAATATAATCAGTTGGATTTTGAAGGATATGCACAAAAGAAATATTCATTATGGAAAGCTTATGATTATGTAGGAGGTTTAGCTCTTAATCGTCCGGGTAGTGAGCGTATTATACGCTTGTCTGATGTTTATTTGATGTTGGCAGAATGTAATCTAAGAGGAACAGTAAATGAAGCAAAAGCAAAAATGCTTATCAATGAAGTTCGAAAGAATCACGTTTACGGTGGTTCTACTACTTTTGATGGTGTAGATGAATTAATTGCTACATATCCTTCTAGATTTTCAACAACTCTTGATGTACTTTGGTATGAAAGACGGGTTGAATTAGCAGGAGAAGGCGATAGATGGTACGATTTAGTGAGAAGTGGAAGAGCTCCAAGCGTAATGGGAGCTATTTATTCTGGTGTTGATTGGAGCAAGCATATTTATATGCCTATTGGACTTACAGAGCAAGGTAATTCTGGAAATACTTTAACTGAATATCCAAGCGAAGCATTGCCACATTAA
- a CDS encoding SusC/RagA family TonB-linked outer membrane protein produces the protein MKRTLNCLSKKLLITIVAFLALGVSAFAQNVSISGTVIDSDGLPLPGVNVVEKGTTNGTITQISGEYLINVPADGTLVFSFIGYEDQVVLVNGKKVIDIQLEESSIGLDEVVAVGYGVKKRSVVTGSISSLDSKDILQSRPADINQAFTGRAAGVVVSQSSGQPGSSPKITIRGVGTNGNSNPLYVIDGLPMDDMNSVNPNDIESLQVLKDATSAAIYGARAANGVILITTKKGKKGETTLTYDGFYGVQSAFNQPDLLNTDEYLMLMKEYYANDGTAYPDAMPTQNMGIDTDWLGVIASSAPVQEHNVTATMGSEKGSVLLSLGYRNQDGIIGGDFEKSFFKRYNARMNANLDINENVSIGANINFTHIDKGAIGTGTNGYNPVYYGLLMDPTTPVYGDGYVAADEKGYGTTGVPFTRMWNPMSFMDVTGNGFNRSERIYGNTYAKITFLKDFVLKTDLAANFNNGRSRSFSPIYYHNVSNYSDVNKVTQNSDRSTFWQWENTLTYTKKIGDHHITALVGTSASQNTYERLGGSRVGYPAEADTNDNFWWLNSGNIEGATNYGEANPVHTISSYFGRLSYNYQEKYMAEFVMRRDGSSNFGPKDRYAVFPGVSFGWNVSNEDFWNIENFDKLKFRASWGQNGNEAISPFSYTSTIANDRNYTLGNGSVITGSSPSNLVNPNVRWETSEQLNIGADMVFYNGKLRVSMDYYTKTTQDLLFKRTVEAVRGNSAPYYNAGEIKNSGLEFQIGYNFKVGEVDFAVNANASYLKNEVTKVGNDNGYEEGGYWKGSTNVTRMEEGKAIGYFYGYKIDGIFQNQADINSAMYPNAQPGDFKWHDTNGDGEITPDDRTDIGNPWPKWTYGMTINAKWNGLDFSMMMHGKADVDIWMAQYRDEAYGRANLPSFWLDRWQQAGDNNGVPRLSITDANDNVRKASEFHVRDASFFKIGTIELGYTLPERWTKAVNLSRVRIYTAADNVAVFTKYPMFDPEVGAMEGNILNTGLDYSMYPQARTIRFGLNVGF, from the coding sequence ATGAAAAGAACATTAAATTGTTTAAGCAAAAAGTTGCTCATAACAATAGTAGCTTTTTTAGCATTAGGGGTTTCGGCTTTTGCCCAAAATGTGTCAATTAGCGGTACTGTTATAGATAGTGACGGATTACCTTTACCAGGGGTAAATGTTGTGGAAAAAGGTACTACTAACGGTACAATTACACAGATATCTGGAGAATATTTAATTAATGTACCAGCTGATGGCACATTGGTATTCTCATTTATAGGATATGAGGATCAAGTAGTTCTTGTAAATGGTAAAAAAGTGATTGACATTCAGTTAGAAGAGAGTTCAATTGGACTTGATGAAGTCGTTGCAGTTGGTTATGGTGTAAAAAAGCGTAGCGTTGTTACAGGTTCTATTAGTAGTTTAGATTCTAAAGACATTTTACAATCGAGACCAGCTGATATAAATCAAGCTTTTACAGGACGAGCTGCCGGTGTTGTTGTATCGCAATCTTCTGGACAACCAGGTTCAAGCCCAAAAATAACGATTAGAGGAGTTGGAACAAATGGTAACTCAAATCCATTGTATGTTATTGATGGTTTGCCAATGGACGATATGAATTCGGTAAATCCGAATGATATTGAATCTTTGCAAGTATTAAAAGATGCAACATCTGCTGCAATTTATGGTGCTAGAGCTGCAAATGGGGTAATTTTAATTACTACTAAAAAAGGAAAAAAAGGAGAGACTACTCTTACTTATGATGGATTTTATGGCGTGCAGTCTGCTTTTAATCAGCCTGACTTATTAAATACTGATGAGTATTTAATGTTAATGAAGGAATATTATGCAAACGATGGTACAGCATACCCAGATGCAATGCCAACTCAAAACATGGGAATTGATACGGATTGGTTAGGTGTTATTGCCTCTAGTGCACCGGTTCAGGAGCACAATGTTACTGCAACTATGGGTAGCGAAAAAGGAAGCGTATTGCTATCTCTGGGTTATCGTAACCAAGATGGTATTATTGGAGGGGATTTTGAAAAATCTTTCTTTAAGCGCTACAATGCTAGGATGAATGCAAATCTAGATATCAACGAAAACGTAAGCATTGGTGCTAATATTAATTTCACACATATTGATAAAGGTGCTATTGGAACTGGTACTAATGGTTACAATCCAGTTTATTATGGATTACTAATGGATCCAACAACTCCTGTTTACGGAGATGGATATGTTGCTGCAGATGAAAAAGGTTATGGTACAACAGGTGTTCCATTTACAAGAATGTGGAACCCAATGTCATTTATGGATGTTACAGGAAATGGATTTAATCGCAGTGAGAGAATATATGGAAACACTTATGCAAAAATTACTTTCTTAAAAGATTTTGTTTTGAAAACAGATCTTGCTGCAAACTTCAATAATGGTCGTAGTAGAAGTTTTAGTCCAATATATTATCATAATGTATCTAATTATTCGGATGTTAATAAGGTGACTCAAAACTCAGATAGATCTACTTTTTGGCAATGGGAGAATACTTTAACTTACACAAAAAAGATAGGAGATCATCACATTACTGCCTTAGTAGGTACATCTGCTTCTCAAAATACTTATGAAAGATTAGGTGGCTCAAGAGTTGGATATCCTGCAGAAGCGGATACTAATGATAATTTTTGGTGGCTTAATTCAGGTAATATTGAAGGTGCTACCAATTATGGTGAAGCAAATCCTGTCCATACTATTTCTTCCTATTTTGGTAGATTAAGTTATAACTATCAGGAAAAATATATGGCTGAGTTTGTTATGCGTCGAGATGGTAGTTCTAATTTCGGACCAAAGGATAGGTATGCTGTTTTTCCAGGAGTTAGTTTTGGTTGGAATGTTTCAAACGAAGATTTTTGGAATATTGAGAATTTTGATAAGTTAAAGTTTCGTGCGAGTTGGGGGCAGAATGGAAATGAGGCAATTAGTCCATTTTCTTACACTTCAACAATTGCTAATGATCGAAATTACACACTTGGTAATGGATCCGTAATTACAGGTTCATCTCCATCCAACTTAGTAAATCCTAATGTTAGATGGGAAACAAGTGAGCAATTAAATATTGGTGCCGATATGGTTTTTTACAATGGCAAATTAAGAGTTAGTATGGATTATTATACTAAAACGACTCAAGATTTATTATTTAAACGTACTGTTGAGGCAGTTAGAGGTAATTCAGCACCATATTACAATGCAGGTGAGATTAAAAACTCTGGCCTTGAATTCCAAATCGGATACAACTTTAAAGTTGGGGAAGTTGATTTTGCAGTAAATGCTAATGCTTCTTATTTGAAAAATGAAGTTACTAAAGTTGGTAATGATAATGGTTACGAGGAAGGTGGATATTGGAAAGGATCAACTAATGTTACCCGTATGGAAGAAGGAAAAGCGATTGGTTATTTCTACGGATATAAGATTGATGGAATTTTCCAGAATCAAGCAGATATCAACAGTGCAATGTATCCAAATGCACAGCCTGGTGATTTTAAATGGCATGATACTAATGGAGATGGAGAAATTACACCAGATGATAGAACTGATATTGGAAACCCATGGCCTAAATGGACTTATGGGATGACTATTAATGCGAAATGGAATGGTCTAGATTTTAGTATGATGATGCACGGTAAAGCAGATGTTGATATTTGGATGGCACAATATAGAGATGAAGCTTACGGACGTGCTAATTTACCATCATTTTGGTTGGATAGATGGCAACAAGCTGGAGATAACAATGGCGTGCCAAGATTAAGCATTACAGATGCTAATGATAACGTAAGAAAAGCTTCTGAATTCCATGTTAGAGATGCTTCATTTTTTAAGATTGGTACTATTGAATTAGGTTATACTTTACCTGAAAGATGGACTAAGGCTGTGAATTTATCAAGAGTAAGAATCTATACTGCTGCCGATAATGTTGCTGTTTTTACAAAATATCCAATGTTTGATCCTGAAGTAGGTGCTATGGAAGGAAATATCCTAAATACAGGTTTAGATTATTCTATGTATCCACAGGCTAGAACAATCAGGTTTGGTCTTAACGTAGGTTTCTAA